In one Novosphingopyxis iocasae genomic region, the following are encoded:
- a CDS encoding cytochrome c1: MKLLLNLIGAFFVAMLVWSFGAGLYSFITEPPKEDVVHEFHEEPLDIHYPSDGPLGTFDKAQLQRGLKVFREVCAACHSLNQVTFRSLTDLGYSEDQVKTIAAEWPIETPSINPDTGEAATRPPLPIDHFPAPYPNDVAARAANNNAVPPDLSLITKAREGGAEYVDSLLRGYRPVPADLPEVNRPTAGLHYNPWFANLNIAMPPPLTSDGQVTYDDGTASTVEQMSKDVSAFLIWTAEPKLPARKQTGWAVILFLIFATALGYMAYRNIWIDQKH; this comes from the coding sequence ATGAAACTCCTTCTCAATCTTATCGGCGCCTTTTTTGTCGCCATGCTGGTCTGGTCGTTCGGCGCGGGGCTATACAGCTTCATCACGGAGCCGCCCAAGGAAGACGTGGTCCATGAGTTCCATGAGGAGCCGTTGGACATTCATTATCCGAGCGACGGCCCGCTGGGCACGTTCGACAAGGCGCAGCTGCAGCGCGGCCTCAAGGTCTTCCGCGAAGTTTGCGCCGCCTGCCATAGCCTCAACCAGGTGACCTTCCGCAGCCTGACCGATCTCGGCTATTCCGAGGATCAGGTGAAGACGATTGCCGCCGAATGGCCGATCGAGACGCCGTCGATCAATCCCGACACCGGCGAGGCTGCCACGCGCCCGCCGCTGCCGATCGACCATTTCCCGGCGCCTTATCCGAACGACGTCGCTGCGCGCGCAGCCAACAACAATGCCGTTCCGCCGGATCTCTCGCTTATCACCAAGGCGCGTGAGGGCGGGGCCGAATATGTGGATTCGCTCCTGCGCGGCTATCGTCCGGTGCCAGCCGATCTGCCTGAAGTGAACCGCCCGACCGCCGGGCTGCATTATAACCCGTGGTTTGCAAACCTGAACATCGCCATGCCACCGCCGCTGACCAGCGACGGACAGGTAACCTATGACGATGGTACCGCGTCGACCGTGGAACAGATGTCGAAGGACGTCAGCGCATTCCTGATCTGGACGGCGGAGCCCAAGCTGCCTGCGCGCAAGCAAACCGGCTGGGCAGTGATCCTGTTCCTGATCTTCGCGACGGCACTAGGATACATGGCCTATCGCAACATCTGGATCGACCAGAAGCATTGA
- a CDS encoding FGGY family carbohydrate kinase, whose product MAEHILVIDEGTTSTRAMLFTRSGECRDIAQMEITQHFPAPGHVEQDAGEIWDKTLACCRTVIERAGGARRILAIGITNQRETVVAWNRKTGEPLGRAIVWQDRRTADQCSQLRERGLEALVQERTGLLLDPYFSATKMRWLLENESSVAEAGDDLCFGTIESWIAFKLTGGLHISDASNASRTSLMALGGDDWDAEMLELFGVPRASLPAIVDSHGCYASTDPKVLGAPIPICGMAGDQQAASIGQARLAPGDTKATFGTGAFILTHSGSEPVRSANRLLSTVLFQQDGEREYALEGSIFVAGSLIKWLRDGLGILRSAAETAQLAASVPDNGGVMMVPALSGLGAPHWRPDVRGMLDGLDFSTGAAHLARAALEAIAHQASDLQAAFAADGVAWNGLSIDGGMAANDWMAQDLADILDLPVERPNFIETTALGAAMLAACGAEMCEHISEAADEMRGQLTVFEPRMTASTRERRLNQWHDTLAKALG is encoded by the coding sequence ATGGCCGAACATATCCTGGTGATCGATGAGGGGACGACCTCGACACGAGCGATGCTTTTCACGCGGTCCGGTGAGTGCCGCGACATCGCGCAGATGGAGATCACCCAGCACTTCCCGGCGCCCGGCCATGTCGAGCAGGATGCTGGTGAAATCTGGGACAAGACGCTCGCCTGCTGCCGCACGGTGATCGAACGTGCGGGCGGTGCACGGCGCATACTCGCGATCGGTATTACCAACCAGCGCGAAACCGTGGTCGCATGGAACCGCAAGACCGGTGAACCACTGGGGCGCGCCATCGTCTGGCAGGACCGGCGGACCGCAGATCAATGCTCGCAGCTTCGCGAAAGGGGTTTGGAAGCGCTGGTTCAGGAGCGTACCGGCCTGCTGCTCGATCCCTATTTTTCCGCCACCAAGATGCGCTGGTTGCTGGAGAATGAATCTTCGGTCGCGGAGGCGGGCGACGATCTGTGCTTCGGGACGATTGAGTCTTGGATCGCGTTCAAGCTGACCGGGGGCCTGCACATATCGGACGCGTCGAACGCCAGCCGTACTTCGCTGATGGCGCTGGGGGGCGACGACTGGGATGCGGAAATGCTGGAGCTTTTCGGCGTACCCAGAGCATCCCTGCCTGCCATCGTCGATAGCCATGGCTGTTATGCGAGCACCGATCCCAAAGTTCTTGGTGCGCCTATTCCGATCTGCGGCATGGCTGGCGATCAGCAGGCGGCGAGCATTGGGCAGGCACGACTCGCACCGGGGGATACCAAGGCCACTTTCGGGACAGGGGCGTTCATCCTTACCCACAGCGGAAGCGAGCCCGTGCGCTCTGCCAACCGCCTACTCTCGACCGTCCTTTTCCAGCAGGACGGGGAGCGCGAATACGCGCTGGAAGGATCGATCTTCGTGGCCGGCAGCCTCATCAAATGGCTGCGCGACGGCCTCGGAATCTTACGTAGTGCAGCGGAAACAGCGCAGCTCGCAGCCTCCGTACCCGACAATGGCGGCGTAATGATGGTGCCCGCCTTATCAGGATTGGGGGCACCACACTGGCGTCCCGATGTGCGCGGGATGCTGGACGGGCTCGATTTTTCGACCGGCGCCGCGCATCTTGCGCGCGCGGCTCTCGAGGCCATTGCACACCAGGCGAGCGACCTGCAGGCCGCCTTCGCTGCAGACGGCGTCGCGTGGAACGGGCTGTCGATCGATGGCGGCATGGCCGCAAACGACTGGATGGCGCAGGACCTTGCCGACATATTGGATCTGCCGGTGGAGCGACCGAATTTTATTGAAACGACGGCGCTAGGCGCGGCAATGCTGGCAGCGTGCGGCGCAGAAATGTGCGAGCATATCAGCGAGGCAGCTGATGAAATGCGCGGTCAACTTACGGTTTTCGAGCCGCGCATGACCGCCAGCACGCGCGAGCGGCGTCTGAACCAATGGCACGATACGTTGGCCAAAGCGCTCGGATAG
- the glpD gene encoding glycerol-3-phosphate dehydrogenase, protein MFDIAIIGGGVNGCGIARDAAGRGLSVLLLEKDDLASHTSSAATKLIHGGLRYLEQYEFRLVRKALKEREVLLAAAPHIIWPLRFVLPVDEGMRPAWMLRAGLFLYDHLGGRELLPGTERHDLTTSRMGAPLEKRLTRGFSYSDCWVEDARLVTLNALDARERGAQVRTRTACTGLERRNDRWMITAGEERFEARALVNAAGPWADAVAGLSRPEAGHDLRLVKGSHIVVRRAYEGDQAYIFQNGDGRVIFAIPYEHDFTLIGTTDRPHDDPSVAPEASEEEIVYLLNAVNEYFERDLIREDVVWTYSGVRPLVDDHEADASDVTRDYVLRLQAEGGAPMLSVLGGKLTTYRVLAEDALEQLAPLLGNHAQRWTHDATLPGGDFPVDGFARLAKRYARHWPWLGDVTAARYARAYGTRTERLMEGAYGEDDMGRSFGAGLTEREARYLVQEEFARTAEDILWRRSKLGLHMTEAERTEFAQWMETSRFAPN, encoded by the coding sequence ATGTTCGATATTGCGATCATTGGCGGCGGTGTGAACGGTTGCGGGATTGCCCGCGATGCGGCGGGGCGGGGACTATCCGTGCTGCTGCTGGAGAAGGATGATCTCGCCAGCCATACCAGCTCGGCCGCGACCAAGCTGATCCACGGCGGCTTGCGCTATCTGGAGCAATATGAATTTCGCTTGGTGCGCAAGGCGCTGAAGGAGCGCGAGGTGCTATTGGCTGCAGCGCCGCACATCATCTGGCCGCTGCGCTTCGTGCTGCCCGTGGATGAGGGGATGAGGCCTGCATGGATGCTGCGTGCCGGGCTGTTCCTCTATGATCATCTGGGCGGGCGGGAGCTTCTGCCGGGAACTGAGCGGCATGATCTGACGACATCTCGCATGGGCGCGCCCCTGGAGAAGCGGCTGACGCGTGGTTTCAGCTATTCGGATTGCTGGGTAGAGGACGCCAGGCTGGTCACGCTGAACGCGCTGGATGCGCGTGAGCGCGGCGCGCAGGTTCGCACCCGCACCGCCTGCACCGGGCTGGAGCGCCGCAATGATCGCTGGATGATCACCGCCGGGGAGGAGCGTTTCGAAGCGCGCGCGCTCGTCAACGCCGCCGGCCCTTGGGCGGACGCGGTGGCAGGGCTTTCGCGCCCGGAGGCCGGGCATGACCTGCGCCTCGTCAAGGGTAGCCATATTGTCGTGCGCCGCGCTTATGAGGGCGATCAGGCCTATATTTTCCAGAACGGCGATGGGCGCGTTATCTTTGCCATTCCTTATGAGCATGATTTCACGCTGATCGGCACAACAGACCGGCCGCATGACGATCCGTCTGTCGCACCGGAAGCGAGCGAGGAGGAAATCGTCTATCTCCTCAATGCCGTGAACGAATATTTCGAACGCGATCTGATTCGCGAGGATGTGGTCTGGACCTATAGCGGCGTGCGTCCGTTGGTGGATGATCATGAGGCCGATGCCTCGGACGTGACACGCGATTATGTGCTGCGGCTGCAGGCCGAAGGCGGCGCGCCGATGCTGTCCGTGCTGGGCGGCAAGCTGACCACCTATCGCGTGCTCGCCGAGGACGCGCTGGAGCAGCTCGCCCCGCTCCTGGGCAACCATGCGCAACGATGGACGCATGATGCCACGCTTCCCGGCGGTGATTTTCCGGTGGACGGTTTTGCCCGACTGGCCAAGCGTTATGCGCGCCACTGGCCGTGGCTGGGCGATGTCACGGCCGCGCGTTACGCACGCGCATATGGAACGCGCACCGAGCGTCTGATGGAGGGCGCTTATGGCGAAGACGATATGGGACGCAGCTTCGGCGCAGGGCTTACCGAGCGGGAGGCGCGCTATCTGGTGCAGGAGGAGTTTGCCCGCACCGCCGAGGACATTCTCTGGCGCCGCTCCAAACTGGGCCTGCACATGACCGAGGCGGAGCGGACGGAATTTGCGCAGTGGATGGAAACAAGCCGGTTCGCGCCCAATTGA